The nucleotide window CGTTCCCCTCCATCCAGTGCTGACTCGCACGGGACCAACCCTCCTCGACTGCCGGTGAACGCGCGGATTCCGCACAGGAGAAGACTGAGAACCTGCTGGAAAGGAGCCGGGGGTCGCCGCTATTTTCGCCAAAGGGGTTCAAGCCATGGCCACGCCGTCGCCAGATCTTGCAACGGACGCACCAAGGATCTTCGCCACCACACTCTGGGGCATGGTGCGGTCGGCAGGCGAGGGACACGATGCCTCCACGCGTCCGGCACTGGAGGATCTATGCCGGGTGTATTGGCGTCCGATTTACATCTATGTCCGGCGCAAGGGGCATGGCCCGGAAGATGCCCAGGACCTCACCCAGCAGTTCCTTTCCCAACTGATCACCGGCGACCAACTGCGGCAGGCCGACCCGGCAAAAGGCCGGTTCCGGACGTTCCTGCTGTCCCGGCTCGACTCCTTTCTCGCACGGGAATGGCAACGTGCCCGTCGCCAGAAGCGCGGCGGACAGTTCACCTTCATTCCGCTGAACACGACGCATGTGGACGACCACCTTGCCCGGCAGTCGGCCCGCGCCGACGACGCCGGGACCTCCTACCTCCGGGAGTGGGCGCTCACCTTGCTGAAGCAGGCACTGGACGCCTTGCGGCAAGAATACGAGATGGCCGGCAAACGCGAGTTCTTCCAGGCCGCCCGAAGCCTCCTGTCCGGGCAGGAGGCACCGGCTTATCCCGGTCTCAGCCGGCAGTTGAAAATGTCCGAAGGTGCGCTGCGGGTGGCGGTGCACCGGCTGCGGCGGCGCTACGGAGAACTGCTGCGCGTGGAAGTCACCCGAACGGTGGCCTCGCCGCGCGAGGTGGATGAGGAGATGCGGTGTCTGATGCGGGCGTTGGGCGAACCGTGACTTCCGTGTCCCCGGCCCGCTTCCGCGCCCTGTGGAGGAACATCCGCCACGCTTTGGAAAACAGTCCCGGTTGGCAGGCTCGAACCCCGCGGCTTGATGGAGAGCACTCAACAGTGTCCGGCGTGCGGCTCGCCGATTTCGGGCTGGCTGGAGGGCAACTGTCCCTCCTGCCTGATCCGGCTCGGAGTCCGCAATAACCCGGCGGAACGCGATGACTGTCCGCCGGAGGACCTGCCCCGGCGCTGGGGACGGTACGAACTGCTCGCCGAGATCGCCCGTGGCGGCATGGGGGTGGTTTATCGCGCGCGACAACCGGGCTTGAACCGGCTGGTGGCGTTGAAGGTCCTGATCGGGGGAACTCTCGCGGGCTCCAGACTTCGCGCCCGTTTCCGTCGGGAAGCCGGGGCCGCGGCCGGGCTGAGGCATCCCCACATCGTGGCCGTTCACGAAGCAGGCGAATTCGAAGGTCAGCCCTATTTCTCGATGGAGTTGATCGCCGGCCGCAGCCTGGCCGAATTGACACGCGATCAGCCGCTGCCCGGCCGGGAGGCGGCCCGGTTGCTCCGGCTCATCGCCGCCGCGGTGCATTTTGCACATGAGCAGGGCGTGCTGCATCGCGACCTCAAGCCCTCCAACATCCTGGTGGACGACGCCGGCATCCCCCACATCACCGATTTCGGCCTTGCCAAGCGATTCGACGCACCACCATCCGGCGGGCCCGCCGATCCGACCGGGGAGACGTCCCTGGTTGGCCTGACGGAGGGTGACCTGACCCAGACGGGCCAGGTGATCGGCACACCCAATTACATGCCGCCGGAACAGGCGGATCCCCGGTTGGGGCCGGCCACGCGGGCCAGCGACGTCTATTCCCTGGGCGCAATCCTGTACCACGCGCTCACGGGGCGGGCGCCCTTCATGGCCGCCAGTGTGCCCGCCACGCTGCGGCAGGTGATCGAGGATGAGGTGATGCCGCCCCGCCGGCTGAACCCGGGCGTGCCACGCGACCTGGAAACCATCTGTCTGAAATGCCTGGAAAAGGAGCCGCTCCGCCGTTACCCGACCGCCCGCGATCTCGAAGAGGATTTGAACCGGGTGCTGGCCGGCAAGCGGGTTGTCGCGCGACCCATGAACGCGCCCGCGCGGCTGGCGCGCTGGTGCCGGCGCCGGCCCGCCCTCGCCGGAATCCTGTCGGTGCTGGCCCTGCTCCTCCTGACGGTGGCCGTTGGTTCTCCGCTGGCGGTCTGGCGCATTGATCGCGAACGCCGGCAGGCGGAGGCGGCCCGGTTGGAGGAATCCCGCATGCGAATGCGGGCCGAGATGGCCGAACTGGAAACGGAGCAGCAACTCTACGCCGCGCTGGTGGGGCAGGCTCGCGGCCTGGTGCGCAGCGGCGAAATCGGTCAGCGGGTGCTCACCCTGGATGCGCTCCGACGGGCCGCGGCAATTTCCAATTCGGTGGAGCTGCGCCCGATCGC belongs to Verrucomicrobiia bacterium and includes:
- a CDS encoding sigma-70 family RNA polymerase sigma factor gives rise to the protein MATPSPDLATDAPRIFATTLWGMVRSAGEGHDASTRPALEDLCRVYWRPIYIYVRRKGHGPEDAQDLTQQFLSQLITGDQLRQADPAKGRFRTFLLSRLDSFLAREWQRARRQKRGGQFTFIPLNTTHVDDHLARQSARADDAGTSYLREWALTLLKQALDALRQEYEMAGKREFFQAARSLLSGQEAPAYPGLSRQLKMSEGALRVAVHRLRRRYGELLRVEVTRTVASPREVDEEMRCLMRALGEP